The nucleotide window TCAAAAATATTTGATGTTTTTGATATAAGAGATTGCGTAAATTCATTTTTCAAATCTGTAGATTTCTTAAAGATACCATTTAAGAAATTAGTTTGGTCAGTTATAAAATTTTCGCAGTTATTTTTATCAATTGAATCCATTACTTTCTACTTCGAGTATGTGCTTTTTTACATCTTTCAGAACAATAAACCCATTTTGCATCCCAAAAACTAAGCATTCCTTTTAAAGAATCAACTATTCCTGGATAAACGGATTTCCCATATTTAATATTTCGTCCACACCAATAACAAGGTTGTGAAGAATAACGAGGTCCAACTTTTGCGACGTTTCTTGCCATAAATTTCTATTTATTTGTTTTTTTTGTATGGTTTTTTTGGTGGCATTTCCTACAACGTTTTTGGTATTGCCGTAGGCGGGGATATTTAGCACGAAAGTTCAATCGAAGAACAAATGTTGAACCTTGCAAAAATGTTCAATCGAAGCCGTTCAGCCCCGCTTTTGGCAATACCTTGTTAGCGGTAGTTCTTTTTCCCGTCATAAGGTTTGAATACTACTTACTTGGTTATTTTCTAAATATTCAATATAACATTCTAAGTTGCTCGACACTTTGTCAAGAACTCGTAATAAATATGGACTAACTGTGTCCATATTCAAATCGTCATTCAAGTGGAAGCCGTGATAGTTATGTAAATGTTGCTTTATGTCAATTATTTCAGTTTGATCAAGCTGTTGGAATGGGTTTGAGTTTCGGTAGTCAGCCATTGGTGACAAATGAATAAATGCACAACCCAATTTATAAACTGAATTTGTCCAACCGTGAAGTCTGTCTGTTAAGTCAACCATATTTCTGTCTGTAACTACTGTCCTTGAGTTAGGGAGTGTCCATTTTGTATTTTGCAATGTTTGTGTTATAAAATGTTGTCTTGTGGAGAGGTCTTTACTCAATAGAAAAACTGCTCGAACTAAAGAGTCGAGTTCTTGTCTTAAAACTGATATAAGTTGTCCATAAAGTCTATTTTGAAAAAGTAGTCGACCAGCCGAAACATTTTCAGCAGAACGTTCTCGTAATATTTGGCAAAATTGTTCTGTTTCTGTCATTGTGGGTATGTCTTGTACAATTACCGCTAACACGTAAATATATGTATATTATATGATGACCTAAAGTTTTTTGTTAAAAAATCAACATTCTTTAATAACCATAAGATTATTAAAGCTTTACGTTTGTATTTGAAGTGCGTATTTTTGGTTGTTTAAATAGGATTACCGGAATTTTTAGTAAATATTAACATATCCAAAATGCGCAAAGGGTTTTTGGACTGTCCGACCTATAGTATCAAATCAAAAAGGTACCCCCGAATGATACGACTATAATTTTACCTGAACATACGGTAAGTTTTTCAAGTTAAATAATCGCTAAGTGTTATAACACTTTTCTTAAATCCCTACTGTTAAGCAAACCTGTATCTCAATTAGTTCCTATTATAGCAGTGTTTTCAATCTTTTAAGTAGCATTCCGCTCAGCGGAAATTTCGTAACTTTGTATTCTTTACAAATTCATTAAAATTTACAATATGTCAAAAGCCATTTCGCAGGTTCCGTTTGCTGTAAACGAGCCGGTTAGATCCTATGAGCCGGGCTCTCCGGAAGTAAAATCCCTGATCGCAACCTATAAGGAAATGTGGAAGGAGAAATTTGAAATCCCAATGATCATAGACGGCAAAGAGGTGAAAACCGAAGACAAGGTTCAGCTTCAGTCGCCGCAGGACCATCAGCATGATTTCGGCTTCTATTATAAAGGGGATATGCAGCATGTGGATCAGGCCATCAAAAGTGCCCTGGCTGCACGCCAACAGTGGAACGACCTGGGCTGGGAACAGCGCGCCGCCATCTTCCTGAAGGCCGCCGACCTTATTGCCGGACCTTACAGAGACCGTTTGAACGCGGCTACCATGATTGGCCAGTCCAAGAATGTGCACCAGGCTGAGATTGATGCTGCCTGTGAGTTTATTGACTTCCTGCGCTTCAACGTGGAGTTTATGACCGAAATGTATGGCGAGCAGCCGGTTTCCGACAGCGGAATCTGGAACAGGGCAGAGTACCGTCCGCTGGAAGGTTTCTGCTTTGCCGTAACTCCGTTTAACTTTACCGCGATCTCCGGAAACCTGCCTACATGTATGGCCATGCTTGGAAATGTGGTGGTTTGGAAACCTTCCGACAAGCAGGTGCTTTCTGCAAAAATCATCATGGATATCCTGCACGAAGCCGGACTGCCGGCCGGTGTCATCAACATGATCTTTACACCGGGTAAGGAAACTGCCGAGAAAGTACTGGCGCACCGCGATTTTGCCGGACTGCACTTTACAGGTTCTACGTCTGTATTCCAGAGCATGTGGAAACAGATCGGTAATAATATTGAAAACTACAGAACCTACCCGCGAATCGTGGGCGAGACCGGTGGTAAGGATTTCATCATGGTTCACCCGTCCGCAAACGTGCAGGAAGTGGCTACGGCTATGGTTAGAGGTGCCTTTGAATATCAGGGCCAGAAATGTTCAGCAGCTTCGCGTGCCTACATCCCGAAATCCCTTTGGAATGAAGTTAAGGAAGTGGTGGGTGCTCAGCTGAAAACAGTGAAGATGGGTTCTCCTGAAGATCCTTCCAACTTTGTTAATGCTGTGATCGACAAAAATTCATTCGACAAATGCAAAGGCTATATTGAAAGAGCAGAGCAGGCGGCAGATGCTGAAGTGATCTTTGGCGGTAAATGCGACGATTCCAAAGGCTGGTTTGTAGAGCCAACCGTCATCCTTACTGAAAACCCAAAGTACGAATCCGTTTGTGAGGAGATCTTCGGGCCAATCCTTTCTGTATATGTGTATGATGATGCCAACTGGGCTGAAACCCTTAAACTTGTTGACGAGACTTCACCATATTCACTTACAGGTTCCATCTTTGCAAAAGACCGTTACGCGATTGCTGAAGCTTACAAAGCCCTGGAAAACGCAGCCGGTAACTTCTACATCAACGACAAGCCAACCGGTGCCGTTGTAGGTCAGCAGCCGTTTGGTGGTGCACGTGCCTCCGGGACGAACGACAAGGCCGGTTCCAAGATGAACCTTTTGCGCTGGGTTTCTGTACGCTCCGTAAAGGAAACTTTCGTTACTCCAAAAGACTACAAATATCCTTATCTGGGTTAGGACCTTTAAATTTTATACTTAATCCGCGGCTCAGGCTGCGGATTTTTTTTAGCCGTCTTTTTCGGAAAAGTGTATATTTGCTTTAATCAAAACAAAGAAATAAATTATGAAAAAGCTTATCGTCCCTGTACTTATAGCCGTAGCTGCAGTTGTTGGCAGTTGTGCACAGGAAAAAGAAAAAAGAGAAGAATTTAAGGAGAATCATTATAAAAATGAAATGGTGAATGACCTTGGTGATTCGGCAGTGGCTGCGGGCGACAGTACGGAGGTGCGCACCGATTCTACACTGGTGAGATAGATTCCATTATTAAAGATGAAAAGCCGGCATTCATACGTTTGAATGCCGGCTTTTTAATTGACAATACCTTTTCCTTTTTAGTACTGAAACAACACGCTGCCCCAGGTAAAACCGCTGCCAAAGGCGGACAGGCAAACCAGGTCGCCGCGCTTTATTCGGTTCTGCTCAATGGCTTCGCTGAGCGCGATCGGGATGGAAGCCGCGGTGGTATTTCCATACTTCTGGATATTGTTGAATATTTTATCGTCGGGCAGTCCCATTTTTTGCTGCACGAACTGGGCAATCCTGAGGTTGGCCTGGTGAGGGATAAACATGTCCAGGTCGTCAATGGTTTTGCCGGCTTTTTTCAACGCTTCAGTAATGGTTTCCGGAAAACGGGTAACGGCGTGTTTAAAAACAAAATTACCGTTCATAATAGGGTAGATTTCACGGCTGGTGATACTTTCCGGCTCCAGACGCATGCGGTCGCTCCAGCCGTACTTGGTGCCGGGGAACAGCGTGCAAAGTTCCTCGGCATATTTTCCTTCAGAATGCATATTTACAGAAAGGATATCACCGGCGTTCTCATCCTCGGAAGCGGAAAGGATTACGGCACCGGCACCGTCGCCAAAAATCACAGAAACGCCACGGCCTTCATTGGAAAAATCAAGTCCGAAGGAATGGATTTCCGCGCCTACGACCAGGATATTTTTGTAGATACCGGACTTCAGGAAGGCATGAGCCACACTCATGGCATATACGAAGCCCGAACACTGGTTACGTACATCCAGCGCGCCGATGGTTCCGCAGCCCAGAAGGTCCTGCAATACCACACCGCTGCCCGGGAAATAGTAATCAGGAGAGAGGGTAGCAAATATAATATAATCAATATCCTGGGCAGTCATTCCTGCATTTTCAAGGGCTTTTTGTGATGCCTTGAAACCCAGGTACGCCGTAGTTTCCTCAGGATCATTGCGTTCTTCCCTGTGGTGGCGCTGCTTGATTCCGGTTCTTTCGGTAATCCACTCATCACTGGTGGTCATCAGTTTGGAGAGGTCGTCATTGGTGACTATATTTTCGGGGACATAATGACCTACGCCCTTTATGATACTTTTGATCATTAGTTTCGTTATTTTTGACAAATTTATCAATTTATTCCTGACCCTCTCATCTTAATATTCAGCCTATGCCCTTTACTTCCGTTTTCAGAAACAGCCAATGCGAATGGATCGATGTAGAAGCGCCTGATTTGACCGACCTTGATTTTCTGCATTCAAAGTTTGGCATAGACATGATGCTGCTGGAAGATACGGTGGATCCGGACCACCTTCCTAAATATGAGGAGAGCGGGGAAATCAGATTTATTCTCATGCGGGAGAATACTGATGCCGAAAGACAAAACCTGGGCGGCATCAGTGATGTTTCCACAAAACTTAGTGTTTTCCTGCTGCCGGGCAAAATTATCACTGTGCACCGTTTGAGGACAGCTACTGTAACTGATACTCTTGAGGAAATTTCTGCCAAAGACAGTGCAGAGATAGTGACCGCAGAAAATATTCTGCTGTTATTGGCCCTGAAGGTGATGAAAAGCTACAATGATGAATACAGTGCGCTGATGCAGATCCTGGACGGACTGGAACGAGAGGTATTTCTCAAGCGCACCGTAAATAATGAGTTGCTTCGCGAACTCTACCTATTGAAACGGAAATCCAGCCTGAACGCACGCCTGCTCAGTATGTCGGCTGAATGGATACACAGATTCCGCGGGCTGAAGCTTAAACCTGTACAGATAGCCGATTTGAATGATAAATACACCGATGTAAACTCAGACTTTGATCATCTGAGTGCAGAAGTAAACAGCCTGATCTCCATGTTTTTGGCACTCAGTGACCAGAGAGCCAACCGTGTGATGAAACTGCTGACCCAGTTTTCAGTCTACTTCCTTCCCATCACTTTTATCGCGGGTGTTTACGGTATGAATTTCAGGTATATGCCGGAACTGCAGAGTCCGTATGGTTATGTCCTTACACTTGCAGGCATGGGTCTGGTGGTGCTGATCATCTATATGTATATGCTCAGGAAACGCTGGTAACAGGAAAAACACCCTTTTTTTGAGCGTCCGGATGCGGGCGTTTCTTTTATTCCTAATTTTGGTTATGTAATGACACCCAATGCCTTACCCGCATTGGATAAAAACGATAACCATGAAAACTGACCAGCTGAACCAGCTGCTGCAGGACAATACGCTCAACCGGGAATCGAGGGCTATGCTTACCGCGATGCATGAACGTTTGTCGGCAAAGGAATATTCGGATATACTGGATGCTCAGGGTAATCAGTATATCAATTTTGTCCAGGAGGGCGGCGGTGTGTGGGGTACCGCTCTGGTGGGCTATCTTTATGCCCTCGAGACTTTCGGTATACGCTTCCTGAGGATTGCCGGAACGAGTGCGGGCGCCATTAACACTATTCTTATAGCCGCACTGGGTGACCGATCCCGAAATAAAAGTTCTGCGATAAAGGATGTTCTTTTTAACTGGAATTTTGTTGATTTTATGGACGGTAAATCCATTGTGCGCACGATGGCCGGCATTCTGCTTAAAAATCCAAAACTGCTTAAGCGGAGCGTGTATTTATTGGTTCTCCTTCTACTTATTATCATATTTTTCCCCGTAGTCACGCTGTTCCGTCCGTTCTCCATCTGGTTTTATCTTGTACCGCTTACCATACTCGTCATTGTCGCTCTCGGGGTGCGCTATTATTATGACCTCTTCCGCAAAAACCGTGTCGGTCTTAATCCAGGTCATGCTTTTGAGCGCAAACTGAAACAGACACTGGATCATTTCGGTATAAAGACCGTGGAAGAACTTAATGCGGTCTATAATAAGAAAGGCGCGGAACTTAATCTTAATTACCGTTTTGGCAATACTTCAGAATATTATTTTAACGCCCTGAATCATGTGGAAGAAATCCATGCTGAAAAAGCCGCTTCCATCGACGAAAACCGGTACCGGACTTTTCTTGAAACTATGAAGAATACCGAGCTGTATAAAAACAATCCGTTTATGCTGCTGCGGTCCGACTATACTGTCATAACCACTGACATTAATTCCCGGATTAAGGTAGAATTTCCGAAGATGGCTGATCTTTACTGGACACACAAAGACATCTGCGATATAAGCCCCGCTAAATTCGTAAGGGCCTCGATGGCTGTTCCCTATTTTTTTGAGCCCATGGTGCATAGGATTAACCGCAGCGAGCCGGAAATTATCAGCGCCTGGAAATTCAGGCTGAATGCCGATCCGAAAGGAGTGTTTGACGAAGCCGTGTTCATAGATGGCGGCAGCATTTCCAATTTCCCTATAGATATTTTTCACGAAAGTGATATTTTTTATCCCAGAATTCCTGTATTCGGCGTGCGGCTGACGGACAGCAGTGAGGCGGGTGCCGAAAATGGTCTGGGAAGTAAAGAAATACTTAAAGGTCCGGGAAGTTACCTGATGAATATTTTTGATACACTGCGCGGTTATAATGACAAAACTTTCCTTACTAAATACACCTTCTACAGCAAACACAGCATCCAGACGGTAGACTGCAGTCCAAGCAGCTGGCTTAACTTCTTTATGAAGGATGCGGAAAAGACTGAACTGTTTAACAAAGGTTTTCGGGCCGGTCTCGAATTTCTGGACCGTTTCGACTGGGAGAAATATAAAACCGAAAGAATGCTGGTCGCACTTAAGGAAAGAAAAATCCTTAAAGATGAAAATGAACCCACAGTAGGATAGGGTAGAATAAAAATAGAATGATTATACAGGCGGTGTTTAATTCCTTCAATTTAAATTTAGTAACTGCGCATGGACGAATTACTGAAAACCATTCTTACAGCTTTGCTTAGCGGTGCTGTTATCTCTGCCGTTCTGGGTCTTGTCTTCAAGCGCAGGACGGAGACGATTACGGCTGAAATAAAAAACCAGTTTGAAATGAATTTGCTTCGCAGGAAAACAGGCCAGCAGTGGAAAGAGAAAGCACTGATTGAGCTGTATGGTCCGTTAAACTACCATTTCACAAGAACAAAAAAAGCGCTGAGCCGCTATACAGACAAAAACCTGTATCTTGAGGTAAATGTATTTAAGGATTCCAACCAAAAGATAAGGGACCTCTTGCTGGAAAAATCCTACCTGATCTATCCGGAACTGACCGGTGATGCCGAGGAACTGATCACTCATTACGATGTCTGGCTGGAACAGTATCATAAACTGCGGGTGAATCCGGATGCCGCCGAGGTGGCAGCTACATTCGTATTTGTGCAGGACCTGGGATTCCCTTTCCCGCGTGCCGCTGAAGAGAAATTCAAGCAGAAATACCGTGAGCTTTGGAATGATGTTTATAAGAGCTGATGCTTTCCTGTTTACGCAGTTTTATGGATGTAGCGTGATAGTTTGATCCCCAGGTCCGTCCACACAATCCGTGGATTGGCATTGCGCTGAAGGTGATAGTCGGCTTCATTTATTTCGGTAATGATGCTTTCGATATTTGCGCCATGAATGAATTTGCTGAAGCTGTCCCAGTTAAAACTACCGGACTCAATTTTTTTGTGCACAAGTTCCTGTGCCCCGTAGTTTTGTATCATGGCCATGCGGAACATCTCAGCGCAGTACTCCAGGAAATTTTTTTGCTTTTCCCGGTTCCAGCCGGCAATGGAACGTGCCCAAAGAATGATGTTCTTCAGGAATTCCGGTCTTTTCTTTACCTGAAAAGCATCGCGTACCCACTGCACGAAGAGTTCCTCAAATTCGGTGCTGCCTTCCTGCTGCATCAGTTTTAAGGCGGTGTTAAGGTTGCCCTGCGACTGGTGAATGACTGATTTCTGCCGGTCTTCTGACATTTGGAAGTTCTTTGACAGATATTCACCCAACTCGGTGTCCGACAGGCGGGGAACCTGAACCAACTGTGTACGCGACAGGATAGTAGGCAGTAAATCATCAGCATTTTCGGCTGTGAGAAGGATTACTGTCTTTTCCGGCGGTTCTTCCAAAAACTTGAGCAGCTTGTTGGAGGCAGGAACGTTCAGTTTATCGGCGCGCCAGATAATAAGTATCTTACTGCCGCCTTCAAAACTTTTTAGGGCGAATTTTTTATTCTGCTCCTCAACTTCATCGGCCGAGATAAAAAGCTGTTTGTTCTCGGACTCCAAAAAACTGCTCCAGTCATCAAAACTGGAGTATGGATTGGCAAGTATCATTTCCCTGAACTGATAAAAGAACTGTTGGGACAGTGAAGACCTGTTCGCTGTAAAAACGGGAAAGCTGAAGTGGAGGTCCACATGGTTAAGATGCGATACACGCTGCGCCGCAGTAGGCTTTTCCTGCTCCAGGATTTCTGCGGCATACGCCAGCGCCAGCGGCAGGGTGCCATATCCTTCTTTGCCCAAAAACAATTGGGCATGGCTGATGCGTTGATTCTGTATACTTTTTTTGAGCTGATCCTTCAGCATTTGCTGTCCGGCAATAAGGTCCCAATCCATGTTTCAAAGATAGGCTTTTTGCTGTAATCCGGGAGTTCCCGTAAGGCAGTTGGAAGGGTCTGAACCAGGTTTTACGATGATAATCACTTAACAAACTTTAACCAAAGGAAATTTCCTGGTTTCAGTTATAATTAGGATATTTGCGCATTATTTTAAAAATTAAGAATGAAACATATTTTCGCCCTGTCCTTCATTACCGCGGGATTTTTCCTAAACGCTCAGAATATTGGAAATTCTCCCTACGCCGCTTACGGTATTGGAGATGTAAAATATGACAACACGGTAGAAAATACTGGGATGGCCGGACTCACCACTGCCTATATCACAGATTTCAACAGCAGTTTCAACTTTATGAATCCGGCTGCCAACGAAAACCTGCAGCTTACTGCAATCAAGGTAGAGGCAACCAACGAGAATAATTTCTTCCGCTCAGATTACAATGATTACAAGGTAACCAAGCACTCTACTTACCTTTCCAATATTTCTATCGCTTTTCCGCTGTCACAGAAAGTGAAGTTTGGACTGGGCTACCAGCCTTACAGTTCCAAAAGTTATGATGTGGTGGTTTCCCAGACCGAAGCAGACGGATCGGTAAAACTCAATGCCTACCATGGAGAGGGATCGCTTAATACGGTTCAGGCTGCGTTATCCTACCAAATATCGCCTGCTTTTGCATTAGGCTTAAGGACCAATTTCTATTTTGGAAATCTGTATGATATTGACGAATTGGTTTCCTCTAATGCCGAGCTGATCAACGGTTACGAAACCAGGAACCGTGTAAACAATTTTAACTTTACTGCCGGCGCCACCTATCAGAAAAAATTTGAAAATGACAGAAAACTTACGCTGGGCGCCACAACCACTTTTGGCAACAGCAGTAAGATGGAATCTACCTACATAAACAGTACCTATTTCTATAACAGCAACGAAGTTAAGAATTACGTAAGCATTATAGAACAAACAA belongs to Chryseobacterium sp. and includes:
- a CDS encoding patatin-like phospholipase family protein: MKTDQLNQLLQDNTLNRESRAMLTAMHERLSAKEYSDILDAQGNQYINFVQEGGGVWGTALVGYLYALETFGIRFLRIAGTSAGAINTILIAALGDRSRNKSSAIKDVLFNWNFVDFMDGKSIVRTMAGILLKNPKLLKRSVYLLVLLLLIIIFFPVVTLFRPFSIWFYLVPLTILVIVALGVRYYYDLFRKNRVGLNPGHAFERKLKQTLDHFGIKTVEELNAVYNKKGAELNLNYRFGNTSEYYFNALNHVEEIHAEKAASIDENRYRTFLETMKNTELYKNNPFMLLRSDYTVITTDINSRIKVEFPKMADLYWTHKDICDISPAKFVRASMAVPYFFEPMVHRINRSEPEIISAWKFRLNADPKGVFDEAVFIDGGSISNFPIDIFHESDIFYPRIPVFGVRLTDSSEAGAENGLGSKEILKGPGSYLMNIFDTLRGYNDKTFLTKYTFYSKHSIQTVDCSPSSWLNFFMKDAEKTELFNKGFRAGLEFLDRFDWEKYKTERMLVALKERKILKDENEPTVG
- a CDS encoding CorA family divalent cation transporter — its product is MPFTSVFRNSQCEWIDVEAPDLTDLDFLHSKFGIDMMLLEDTVDPDHLPKYEESGEIRFILMRENTDAERQNLGGISDVSTKLSVFLLPGKIITVHRLRTATVTDTLEEISAKDSAEIVTAENILLLLALKVMKSYNDEYSALMQILDGLEREVFLKRTVNNELLRELYLLKRKSSLNARLLSMSAEWIHRFRGLKLKPVQIADLNDKYTDVNSDFDHLSAEVNSLISMFLALSDQRANRVMKLLTQFSVYFLPITFIAGVYGMNFRYMPELQSPYGYVLTLAGMGLVVLIIYMYMLRKRW
- a CDS encoding 3-oxoacyl-ACP synthase III family protein, encoding MIKSIIKGVGHYVPENIVTNDDLSKLMTTSDEWITERTGIKQRHHREERNDPEETTAYLGFKASQKALENAGMTAQDIDYIIFATLSPDYYFPGSGVVLQDLLGCGTIGALDVRNQCSGFVYAMSVAHAFLKSGIYKNILVVGAEIHSFGLDFSNEGRGVSVIFGDGAGAVILSASEDENAGDILSVNMHSEGKYAEELCTLFPGTKYGWSDRMRLEPESITSREIYPIMNGNFVFKHAVTRFPETITEALKKAGKTIDDLDMFIPHQANLRIAQFVQQKMGLPDDKIFNNIQKYGNTTAASIPIALSEAIEQNRIKRGDLVCLSAFGSGFTWGSVLFQY
- a CDS encoding ATP-binding protein; this translates as MDWDLIAGQQMLKDQLKKSIQNQRISHAQLFLGKEGYGTLPLALAYAAEILEQEKPTAAQRVSHLNHVDLHFSFPVFTANRSSLSQQFFYQFREMILANPYSSFDDWSSFLESENKQLFISADEVEEQNKKFALKSFEGGSKILIIWRADKLNVPASNKLLKFLEEPPEKTVILLTAENADDLLPTILSRTQLVQVPRLSDTELGEYLSKNFQMSEDRQKSVIHQSQGNLNTALKLMQQEGSTEFEELFVQWVRDAFQVKKRPEFLKNIILWARSIAGWNREKQKNFLEYCAEMFRMAMIQNYGAQELVHKKIESGSFNWDSFSKFIHGANIESIITEINEADYHLQRNANPRIVWTDLGIKLSRYIHKTA
- the pruA gene encoding L-glutamate gamma-semialdehyde dehydrogenase encodes the protein MSKAISQVPFAVNEPVRSYEPGSPEVKSLIATYKEMWKEKFEIPMIIDGKEVKTEDKVQLQSPQDHQHDFGFYYKGDMQHVDQAIKSALAARQQWNDLGWEQRAAIFLKAADLIAGPYRDRLNAATMIGQSKNVHQAEIDAACEFIDFLRFNVEFMTEMYGEQPVSDSGIWNRAEYRPLEGFCFAVTPFNFTAISGNLPTCMAMLGNVVVWKPSDKQVLSAKIIMDILHEAGLPAGVINMIFTPGKETAEKVLAHRDFAGLHFTGSTSVFQSMWKQIGNNIENYRTYPRIVGETGGKDFIMVHPSANVQEVATAMVRGAFEYQGQKCSAASRAYIPKSLWNEVKEVVGAQLKTVKMGSPEDPSNFVNAVIDKNSFDKCKGYIERAEQAADAEVIFGGKCDDSKGWFVEPTVILTENPKYESVCEEIFGPILSVYVYDDANWAETLKLVDETSPYSLTGSIFAKDRYAIAEAYKALENAAGNFYINDKPTGAVVGQQPFGGARASGTNDKAGSKMNLLRWVSVRSVKETFVTPKDYKYPYLG